From Roseburia hominis, the proteins below share one genomic window:
- a CDS encoding spore germination protein has protein sequence MEKKTVSKRLDDNVQDICRVLPVKESFDIVQRNIMIGGKKSTFFFIDGFTKDESMLKIMDSFFGITKEEMPEDATTFAEQFLPYVEVDILGDFDEIIKNLLSGVTCLFIDGFEVCIAIDCRTYPARGVDEPEKDKSLRGSRDGFVETIVFNTALIRRRIRDEHLIMEMTEVGKSSRTDVAICYMEDRVNQEMLSVLRRKLEEIKVDDLRMNQQSLAEGLYKRKWYNPFPKFKFTERPDTASACLLEGKVVILVDNSPSTMILPTSIFDMIEEANDHYFPPITNYYLKFSRAIITILTVFFVPLFLLFMQNPEWVPEIFEFVVVEDTVNIPLIFQILILELAIDGLRLAALNTPSMLSTPLSVIAGIVMGEFSVKSGWFNSEVMLYMAFVSVANYTQPNFELGYALKFMRLLLLVLTALFDWIGFVIGCVVVVWCICVNKTLSGRSYLNVTLDKSGNGGKSE, from the coding sequence ATGGAGAAGAAGACAGTAAGCAAAAGACTTGATGACAATGTGCAGGATATCTGCCGGGTACTGCCGGTTAAGGAGAGCTTTGATATTGTGCAGAGAAATATCATGATCGGCGGAAAGAAGAGTACATTTTTCTTTATTGACGGATTTACGAAAGACGAGAGCATGCTGAAGATCATGGATTCCTTTTTTGGAATTACCAAAGAGGAGATGCCGGAAGATGCCACGACATTTGCAGAGCAGTTCCTTCCCTATGTGGAGGTGGATATTCTGGGAGATTTTGATGAGATCATAAAGAACCTGCTCTCGGGCGTGACCTGCCTGTTCATCGACGGATTTGAGGTATGTATCGCGATCGACTGTCGGACATATCCGGCAAGAGGAGTGGACGAGCCGGAAAAGGACAAGTCTCTTCGGGGGTCCAGGGACGGATTTGTGGAGACGATCGTCTTTAACACGGCGCTGATACGACGCAGGATACGTGATGAGCATCTGATTATGGAAATGACAGAGGTGGGGAAGAGCTCCCGGACCGATGTGGCGATCTGCTATATGGAGGATCGGGTAAATCAGGAAATGCTGTCGGTGCTCCGGCGAAAGCTGGAAGAGATCAAGGTGGACGATCTGCGTATGAATCAGCAGAGTCTGGCGGAGGGGCTTTATAAGCGAAAATGGTACAATCCGTTTCCCAAGTTCAAATTCACGGAGCGGCCGGATACCGCATCTGCCTGTCTTCTGGAAGGAAAAGTGGTGATTCTGGTGGACAATTCCCCTTCGACTATGATCCTTCCGACCTCTATCTTTGACATGATCGAGGAGGCGAATGACCATTATTTTCCGCCGATCACCAACTACTATCTGAAATTTTCGCGGGCGATCATCACGATTCTCACGGTGTTTTTCGTGCCTTTGTTCCTTCTGTTCATGCAGAATCCCGAGTGGGTGCCGGAAATCTTTGAATTTGTGGTAGTGGAGGATACCGTCAACATTCCGCTTATTTTCCAGATTCTGATCCTGGAGCTGGCCATTGACGGGCTTCGGCTGGCGGCTTTGAATACGCCCAGTATGCTGAGTACGCCTCTGAGTGTGATCGCTGGTATCGTTATGGGAGAGTTCTCGGTCAAGTCTGGCTGGTTCAACTCGGAAGTAATGCTTTACATGGCCTTCGTTTCGGTCGCAAATTATACGCAGCCCAATTTTGAGTTAGGATATGCGCTGAAATTCATGCGGTTATTGCTCCTTGTCCTTACCGCTCTCTTTGACTGGATCGGGTTTGTTATCGGCTGCGTGGTGGTCGTGTGGTGTATCTGCGTGAATAAGACCCTTTCCGGACGGAGCTATTTGAATGTGACGCTGGATAAGAGCGGGAATGGTGGGAAAAGCGAATAG
- a CDS encoding deoxyuridine 5'-triphosphate nucleotidohydrolase, whose protein sequence is MKRIAKFHKVSIEQFAMGWKDTFGADQSEEKIRSLYEEICLPRRATSGSAGYDFFAPDTFVLEPGKTIKIPTGIRVEMEENWVLKCYPRSGLGFKYRLQLNNTVGIIDSDYFYSDNEGHIFAKLTNDTNEGKTLEIPKGTGFMQGIFVEYGITVDDDVKSVRNGGFGSTTK, encoded by the coding sequence ATGAAGAGGATTGCGAAGTTTCATAAGGTGAGCATTGAACAATTTGCTATGGGCTGGAAGGATACGTTCGGGGCGGATCAGTCAGAGGAGAAGATACGAAGCCTGTATGAGGAGATCTGCCTTCCCAGACGCGCCACTTCCGGAAGTGCAGGATATGATTTCTTTGCACCGGATACCTTTGTGCTTGAGCCGGGTAAGACAATCAAGATTCCAACCGGAATCCGGGTAGAGATGGAGGAGAACTGGGTGCTGAAATGCTATCCCAGAAGCGGACTTGGCTTCAAATACCGCCTGCAATTAAATAATACGGTAGGGATCATTGACAGCGACTACTTTTATTCGGATAATGAAGGTCATATTTTTGCGAAGCTGACGAACGATACGAATGAGGGGAAGACTCTGGAAATCCCCAAAGGAACCGGATTCATGCAGGGAATTTTCGTGGAATATGGGATCACCGTGGATGATGATGTGAAGAGCGTAAGAAACGGCGGCTTTGGAAGTACCACGAAATAG
- the nrdG gene encoding anaerobic ribonucleoside-triphosphate reductase activating protein gives MRYHNITKDDMLNGDGLRVVLWVAGCSHCCKDCHNPITWDPNGGLPFDTAAKNEVFEELEKDYISGITFSGGDPLHIANAYDVTELAKEIRAKFPNKTIWLYTGYTWEEIRHLEVVKYLDVLVDGEFEVDKKDQNLHWKGSSNQRVIDVKRTLREGEVRLHEEDCEVS, from the coding sequence ATGCGGTATCACAATATAACGAAAGATGATATGCTCAACGGGGACGGCCTTCGGGTCGTCCTCTGGGTGGCGGGCTGCAGTCATTGCTGTAAGGACTGCCATAACCCAATCACCTGGGACCCGAATGGAGGACTGCCCTTTGATACGGCGGCAAAAAACGAGGTGTTTGAAGAGCTGGAAAAGGATTATATCAGCGGAATCACATTCAGCGGCGGCGATCCGCTCCACATTGCGAATGCGTATGATGTGACAGAGCTTGCAAAAGAGATTCGGGCGAAGTTCCCGAATAAGACGATCTGGCTCTATACAGGATATACCTGGGAGGAGATACGCCATCTGGAGGTCGTCAAATATCTGGACGTGCTGGTGGACGGCGAGTTCGAGGTGGATAAGAAGGACCAGAACCTGCACTGGAAGGGAAGCTCGAACCAGCGGGTGATCGATGTGAAAAGGACATTAAGAGAAGGAGAAGTCAGGTTACATGAAGAGGATTGCGAAGTTTCATAA
- the nrdD gene encoding anaerobic ribonucleoside-triphosphate reductase, which translates to MDLKDVRVIKKDGTKEEFNVQKVVVAVNKSAYRALITFTEEDLKFICQFVEEKVKELGKTQIQIAEMHNVVEGALEKVNPIVAKSYRDYRNYKQDFVHMLDEVYRKSQSIMYIGDKENSNTDSALVSTKRSLIFNELNKELYKKFFLTVEELQAIREGYIYIHDMSARRDTMNCCLFDVKNVLTGGFEMGNLWYNEPKTLDTAFDVIGDIVLSAASQQYGGFTVPSVDEILEPYAEKSHKKLLQKYQELGLSKEKAEEVAWKDLEKEMEQGFQGWEYKFNSVSSSRGDYPFITVTSGTNISKYGKLVTKTMLEVRKNGQGKAGHKKPVLFPKIVFLYDEKLHGPGAPAEDLFEAGIECSRKTMYPDWLSLTGKGYVASMYKQYGKIISPMGCRAFLSPWYERGGMNPADSEDKPVFVGRFNIGAVSLHLPMILAKSRQESRDFFEVLDYYLELIRRLHIRTYEYLGEMRASTNPLAYCEGGFYGGHLKLNEKIKPLLKSATASFGITALNELQQLYNKKSLVEDGEFALQTLEYINKKIAQFKEEDGHLYAIYGTPAENLCGVQVQQFRKKYGIVENVSDRAYVSNSFHCHVTEDITPIQKQNLENRFWDLSNGGKIQYVKYPINYNVEAIKSLVRRAMDMGFYEGVNLSLAYCDDCGHEELAMDVCPVCGSSNLTKIDRMNGYLSYSRVKGDTRLNDAKMEEIAERKSM; encoded by the coding sequence ATGGATTTAAAAGATGTCAGAGTGATCAAAAAAGACGGCACCAAGGAAGAGTTCAATGTGCAGAAGGTAGTAGTTGCGGTCAATAAATCGGCTTATCGTGCCTTAATTACGTTTACAGAGGAAGATTTGAAGTTTATCTGCCAGTTTGTGGAAGAGAAGGTGAAGGAGCTGGGAAAGACGCAGATTCAGATCGCCGAGATGCACAATGTGGTGGAGGGTGCGCTGGAGAAGGTGAATCCTATCGTGGCGAAGAGCTACCGGGATTACCGGAATTATAAGCAGGATTTCGTGCATATGCTGGACGAAGTGTATCGCAAGAGCCAGTCCATCATGTATATCGGGGATAAAGAGAACAGTAATACGGACAGCGCCCTTGTCTCTACCAAGAGGAGTCTGATCTTTAATGAGCTGAATAAGGAGCTGTACAAAAAGTTTTTCCTGACGGTGGAAGAACTTCAGGCGATCCGGGAAGGCTATATTTATATTCATGATATGTCAGCAAGGCGGGATACCATGAACTGCTGTCTGTTCGATGTGAAGAACGTGCTGACCGGCGGATTTGAGATGGGAAATCTGTGGTACAACGAGCCGAAGACGCTGGATACGGCCTTTGACGTGATTGGAGACATCGTGCTGAGTGCAGCGAGTCAGCAGTACGGTGGATTTACCGTGCCGAGCGTAGACGAGATCCTGGAGCCTTATGCGGAGAAATCACACAAGAAACTGCTTCAAAAATATCAGGAGCTGGGACTTTCTAAGGAGAAGGCTGAGGAAGTTGCATGGAAGGATCTGGAGAAAGAGATGGAGCAGGGCTTCCAGGGCTGGGAGTACAAGTTCAACTCCGTTTCATCAAGCCGTGGAGACTATCCGTTCATCACCGTGACGAGCGGAACGAATATCAGTAAGTACGGAAAACTGGTCACAAAAACCATGCTGGAGGTGCGGAAGAACGGTCAGGGGAAAGCCGGGCACAAGAAGCCGGTCCTGTTCCCGAAGATCGTGTTCCTGTACGATGAGAAGCTGCACGGACCGGGAGCTCCGGCAGAGGATCTGTTCGAGGCAGGAATCGAATGCTCCAGAAAGACCATGTATCCGGATTGGCTGAGCCTTACCGGAAAGGGCTATGTGGCAAGCATGTATAAGCAGTATGGCAAGATCATAAGTCCTATGGGCTGCCGTGCATTTTTATCACCCTGGTATGAGAGAGGCGGTATGAACCCGGCGGATTCCGAGGACAAGCCTGTGTTCGTGGGACGGTTCAATATCGGTGCGGTAAGTCTCCATCTGCCGATGATCCTGGCCAAGTCACGTCAGGAGAGCAGGGATTTCTTTGAGGTATTGGATTATTACCTGGAACTGATCCGCCGGCTCCATATCCGGACCTATGAGTATCTGGGAGAGATGCGGGCCTCCACTAATCCGCTGGCGTACTGTGAAGGCGGCTTCTATGGTGGACATTTGAAACTGAATGAGAAGATCAAACCGCTGCTTAAGTCGGCTACCGCGTCCTTTGGAATCACGGCTCTGAATGAATTACAGCAGTTATATAACAAGAAATCCCTGGTGGAAGACGGAGAATTCGCGCTTCAGACCCTGGAATATATCAATAAAAAGATTGCCCAGTTTAAGGAAGAAGACGGCCATCTGTATGCAATTTACGGAACGCCGGCTGAGAATCTCTGCGGTGTGCAGGTACAGCAGTTCCGCAAAAAATACGGAATCGTGGAAAATGTATCCGACCGTGCCTATGTAAGCAATAGTTTCCACTGTCATGTGACGGAGGACATCACCCCGATCCAGAAGCAGAATCTGGAGAATCGTTTCTGGGATTTAAGTAACGGCGGCAAGATTCAGTACGTCAAATATCCAATCAACTATAATGTGGAGGCGATCAAGTCTCTGGTAAGACGTGCGATGGATATGGGCTTTTATGAGGGCGTCAATCTGTCTTTGGCCTACTGTGACGACTGTGGTCATGAGGAGCTTGCCATGGACGTCTGCCCGGTGTGCGGAAGCAGCAATCTGACCAAGATCGACAGAATGAATGGGTATCTGTCCTATTCCAGAGTGAAGGGGGATACCAGGCTGAATGACGCCAAGATGGAGGAAATAGCGGAAAGGAAAAGTATGTAA